One genomic region from Aliarcobacter cryaerophilus ATCC 43158 encodes:
- a CDS encoding peptidylprolyl isomerase, whose amino-acid sequence MHKFLLALVLGSSLTYASTINGIAITVNDEPITQYDIEKTMSVNKISKNEAVSYLIDKVLYDQLVKKNNITADIFETNEYIEKLANSNGMDVYAFKSIVKQEYPNYEVFENEAKNAVIRQKLITSLVRGQLAIANDEDMQLYYEKNINKYLTSKYFDVVQYSSTNRNALVDTIQNPSKVASGEVTKMPLKLESNKIHAQLQYILNGTKPNTFTPIFTADKQYVTLFLKQAEGKVAIPFEAAKPRVFNDIMEQREQTFLKDHFEKQKVKADIKVLR is encoded by the coding sequence ATGCACAAATTTCTACTAGCTTTAGTTTTAGGCTCAAGCTTAACATATGCTTCAACAATAAACGGTATAGCAATAACTGTTAATGATGAACCAATAACACAATATGATATTGAAAAAACAATGTCTGTAAATAAAATCTCTAAAAATGAAGCAGTTAGTTACTTAATTGATAAAGTTTTATACGATCAACTAGTTAAGAAAAACAATATCACTGCTGATATTTTTGAAACAAATGAGTATATTGAAAAACTTGCAAACTCAAATGGAATGGATGTATATGCATTTAAATCAATAGTAAAACAAGAGTATCCAAATTATGAAGTTTTTGAAAATGAGGCAAAAAATGCTGTAATTAGACAAAAACTTATTACTAGTTTGGTTCGTGGGCAATTGGCAATTGCAAATGATGAAGATATGCAATTATATTATGAAAAAAATATAAACAAATATTTAACTTCAAAATATTTTGATGTTGTTCAATATAGTTCTACAAATAGAAATGCACTTGTTGATACAATTCAAAACCCATCAAAAGTAGCTTCAGGTGAAGTTACAAAAATGCCATTAAAATTAGAGAGTAATAAAATTCATGCTCAACTACAATATATTCTAAATGGTACAAAACCAAATACATTTACTCCAATATTTACAGCAGATAAACAGTATGTAACTCTATTTTTAAAACAAGCAGAAGGAAAAGTTGCAATTCCTTTTGAAGCTGCAAAACCTAGAGTTTTTAATGATATTATGGAGCAAAGAGAACAGACATTTTTGAAAGATCATTTTGAAAAACAAAAAGTAAAAGCAGATATAAAAGTATTAAGATAA
- a CDS encoding deoxycytidylate deaminase, translating to MISDKNFLNIAKELSFASKCVSKQVGAVIVKDGRILSTGYNGTPAGYQNCSDYWDGQYTKDHHEWSKTYEIHAEMNAIIWAARKGISIEGATIYVTLEPCSECSKNLIASGIKRIVYEKSYEHTNSQIISKFLKDNGVVIEQIL from the coding sequence ATGATTAGTGATAAAAACTTTTTAAATATTGCAAAAGAGCTATCTTTTGCTTCTAAATGTGTATCAAAACAAGTAGGTGCTGTTATAGTAAAAGATGGAAGAATTCTATCAACTGGATACAATGGAACACCAGCTGGTTATCAAAATTGTAGTGATTATTGGGATGGACAATATACAAAAGATCACCACGAATGGTCAAAAACTTATGAAATTCATGCAGAGATGAATGCTATTATTTGGGCTGCAAGAAAAGGTATTAGTATAGAAGGTGCTACAATTTATGTTACATTAGAGCCTTGTAGTGAATGCTCAAAAAATTTAATAGCAAGTGGAATAAAAAGAATAGTATATGAAAAATCTTACGAACATACGAATTCTCAAATTATCTCAAAATTTTTAAAAGATAATGGTGTTGTTATAGAGCAAATTTTATAA
- the accB gene encoding acetyl-CoA carboxylase biotin carboxyl carrier protein, translating to MDFKDIKELIRVFDKSELNKLRVKEGEFEISMQRGFEGGVTTVSASPMVQTVASVTQNASTSSSVLSTTAVSNEATKESSASGIAINAPMVGTYYSSPSPDSPSFCGIGDIVRKGQTLCILEAMKIMNEVEAEFDCKILDILVQNGEPVEYDMPIFIVEKV from the coding sequence ATGGATTTTAAAGATATAAAAGAGTTAATTAGAGTTTTCGATAAAAGTGAACTTAATAAACTAAGAGTTAAAGAAGGAGAATTTGAAATCTCTATGCAAAGAGGTTTTGAAGGAGGAGTTACTACAGTTTCTGCTTCTCCAATGGTTCAAACTGTTGCTTCTGTTACTCAAAATGCTTCTACATCTTCATCTGTTTTATCTACTACTGCTGTTTCAAATGAAGCAACAAAAGAGAGTTCAGCAAGTGGTATAGCAATAAATGCACCAATGGTAGGAACTTATTACTCTTCTCCATCTCCTGATTCTCCATCTTTTTGTGGAATTGGTGATATTGTTAGAAAAGGACAAACTCTATGTATTTTAGAGGCTATGAAAATTATGAATGAGGTTGAAGCTGAATTTGATTGTAAAATTCTTGATATTTTAGTTCAAAATGGGGAACCAGTTGAATATGATATGCCAATATTTATAGTTGAAAAAGTTTAA
- a CDS encoding acetyl-CoA carboxylase biotin carboxylase subunit has product MAEIKKILIANRGEIVQRAIRTIKEMGKKSVAVYSAGDKNASYLKHADEAVCIGGAKSSESYLNIPALITAAEMTGCDAIFPGYGFLSENQDFVEICKLHNIKFIGPSSEVMEKMADKSKAKEEMVKAGVPVVPGSKGAVRTLDEGKKIAREIGYPIMAKASAGGGGRGMRLIKEEKDFDSQYLAASSEALAAFGDGTMYLERFINNPRHIEVQVIGDSHGNAIHIGERDCSLQRRHQKVIEESPAILLNEETRQKLLDVAVKATKYLKYEGAGTFEFLADDKQNIYFMEMNTRLQVEHPVSEMVSGLDIVEWMIKVAQGEELPSQDSIRFKGHAIECRITAEDPNTFLPCPGKITQWMVPGGRNVRVDSHIYTNYIVPPYYDSMIGKLIVWGRDREKAINIMKRALSEFEVEGIKTNIPFHKKMMQNKDFISNNYDTKYLENYKGLDSI; this is encoded by the coding sequence ATGGCAGAAATAAAAAAGATTTTAATAGCAAATAGAGGTGAGATAGTTCAAAGAGCTATTAGAACTATAAAAGAGATGGGGAAAAAATCTGTTGCTGTTTATAGTGCTGGTGATAAAAATGCTTCATATTTAAAACATGCTGATGAAGCTGTTTGTATTGGTGGAGCCAAATCAAGTGAATCATACTTAAATATTCCAGCTTTAATAACAGCAGCTGAAATGACAGGTTGTGATGCAATTTTTCCTGGATATGGATTTTTATCTGAAAATCAAGATTTTGTAGAAATTTGTAAACTTCATAATATTAAATTTATTGGTCCATCATCTGAAGTAATGGAAAAAATGGCTGATAAATCAAAAGCAAAAGAAGAGATGGTAAAAGCAGGAGTTCCTGTTGTTCCAGGAAGTAAAGGTGCTGTGCGAACTCTAGATGAAGGTAAAAAAATAGCAAGAGAAATTGGTTACCCAATTATGGCAAAAGCATCTGCTGGTGGTGGAGGAAGAGGTATGAGGTTAATCAAAGAGGAAAAAGACTTTGATTCACAATATCTTGCAGCTTCAAGTGAAGCACTAGCAGCTTTTGGTGATGGAACTATGTATCTTGAGAGATTTATAAATAATCCTAGACATATTGAAGTTCAAGTTATTGGAGATAGTCATGGAAATGCTATTCATATAGGAGAGCGAGATTGCTCACTTCAAAGAAGACATCAAAAAGTAATAGAAGAGTCACCTGCAATTTTACTAAATGAAGAGACAAGACAAAAACTTCTTGATGTTGCAGTAAAAGCTACAAAATACTTAAAATATGAAGGTGCTGGAACTTTTGAATTTTTAGCAGATGATAAACAAAATATTTACTTCATGGAGATGAATACAAGACTTCAAGTGGAGCATCCAGTTTCAGAGATGGTATCAGGACTAGATATTGTTGAGTGGATGATAAAAGTAGCTCAAGGTGAAGAACTACCATCACAAGATAGTATTAGATTTAAAGGTCATGCAATAGAGTGTAGAATTACAGCTGAAGATCCAAATACATTTTTACCATGCCCTGGAAAAATAACTCAATGGATGGTTCCAGGTGGAAGAAATGTAAGAGTTGATTCACATATCTATACAAATTATATAGTTCCTCCATACTATGATTCAATGATTGGAAAACTAATTGTTTGGGGAAGAGATAGAGAAAAAGCTATTAATATAATGAAAAGAGCTTTAAGCGAATTTGAAGTAGAAGGAATTAAAACAAATATTCCATTTCACAAGAAAATGATGCAAAACAAAGATTTCATAAGCAATAACTACGATACAAAATACCTTGAAAACTACAAAGGTCTTGATAGTATCTAA
- a CDS encoding DEAD/DEAH box helicase encodes MTFQDFKFKENLQKAIDEAGFKEPSPIQIDAIPHILLGKDIVGQAHTGTGKTAAFGLPVLNQLTGKNAEAVVIVPTRELAMQVSDELFKFGKFLGINTATVYGGQAYARQLKLIETASVIVATPGRFLDLLKNGHIKIKPKFVILDEADEMLDMGFLDDIKEIFTYLPDDRQTLLFSATMPVAIKNLAKTILKEPEFVTITKSDVTNKNITQTFYVVDERERDDALIRLFDYKNPKKSIIFCRTKKDVDRLSTFLLSQGFMAKSLHGDMEQKQREEAIKAFKTSKLEILIATDVAARGLDVNDVTHVFNYHLPFDGESYVHRIGRTGRAGKDGVAISIVTPHEFRTLQRIEKTIGAKLESKVIPNISTVKQKKIDELKQSILDQEIKDYAITIIEELKEEFDISTIAFKLASIIASKTYVKGNNNIGKSESDISRLIENMSRSSDRGDDRRGPPRGRGRSGGGQRRDSGSRDDRGGQRKPSTSRNSSSRDTNKDSADKPARSSRPRRRD; translated from the coding sequence GTGACTTTTCAAGACTTTAAATTTAAAGAAAATTTACAAAAAGCAATAGACGAGGCTGGTTTTAAAGAACCAAGTCCAATACAAATAGATGCAATTCCGCATATACTTTTAGGAAAAGATATTGTAGGACAAGCACATACTGGTACTGGTAAAACAGCAGCATTTGGTCTACCTGTTTTAAATCAATTAACAGGAAAAAATGCAGAAGCAGTCGTTATAGTTCCAACAAGAGAACTAGCAATGCAAGTATCTGATGAATTATTCAAATTTGGAAAATTTTTAGGAATTAACACAGCAACTGTTTATGGTGGTCAAGCTTACGCAAGACAACTAAAATTAATTGAAACAGCAAGTGTTATAGTAGCAACTCCAGGAAGATTTTTAGATTTATTAAAAAATGGACATATAAAAATTAAACCAAAATTTGTAATTCTAGATGAAGCTGATGAAATGCTTGATATGGGATTTTTAGATGACATTAAAGAGATTTTTACATATCTTCCAGACGATAGACAAACTTTACTTTTCTCGGCAACAATGCCTGTAGCTATTAAGAATTTAGCAAAAACAATTTTAAAAGAACCAGAATTTGTAACAATTACAAAATCTGATGTTACAAATAAAAATATTACTCAAACTTTCTATGTAGTAGATGAGAGAGAAAGAGATGATGCTTTAATTAGACTTTTTGATTATAAAAATCCAAAAAAATCTATTATATTTTGTAGAACAAAAAAAGATGTTGATAGATTATCTACATTTTTATTATCTCAAGGATTTATGGCAAAATCATTACACGGTGATATGGAGCAAAAACAAAGAGAAGAAGCTATAAAAGCATTTAAAACTTCAAAACTTGAAATTCTAATTGCAACAGATGTTGCTGCAAGAGGTCTAGATGTAAATGATGTAACTCACGTATTTAACTATCACCTTCCTTTTGATGGTGAGTCTTATGTTCATAGAATTGGAAGAACTGGACGAGCAGGAAAAGATGGAGTTGCTATTTCAATTGTAACACCTCATGAATTTAGAACTCTTCAAAGAATTGAAAAAACAATTGGTGCGAAATTAGAGTCTAAAGTTATTCCTAATATATCAACTGTTAAACAGAAAAAAATAGATGAGCTTAAACAATCTATATTAGATCAAGAGATAAAAGATTATGCAATAACTATTATTGAAGAGCTAAAAGAAGAGTTTGATATATCAACAATTGCATTTAAATTAGCTTCAATTATTGCTTCTAAAACTTATGTAAAAGGTAACAACAACATAGGAAAAAGCGAAAGCGACATAAGTAGACTAATCGAAAATATGTCAAGAAGTAGTGATAGAGGTGATGATAGAAGAGGACCTCCAAGAGGAAGAGGAAGAAGCGGTGGTGGACAAAGAAGAGATTCTGGTTCAAGAGATGATAGAGGTGGACAAAGAAAACCATCAACATCAAGAAATAGCTCAAGTAGAGATACAAATAAAGATTCAGCTGATAAACCTGCAAGAAGCTCAAGACCTAGAAGAAGAGATTAA
- a CDS encoding inorganic phosphate transporter, with amino-acid sequence MDIKTIKTIESATEKSLSSFAKLSLSLLFLLAVFLWTYSSHGKVPDNTFLIIGAIFGAYMALNIGANDVANNVGPAVGARALTLTGAIIIAAIFESAGAIIAGGDVVNTIKSGIIDITLISDKNSFIWAMTAGLLAGAVWLNFATSIGAPVSTTHAIVGGVMGAGIASAGFSILNWGSLAEIASSWVISPLLGGFVAASFLYFIKKQIVYKENMLEQAQKFVPILIAIMTWAFTTYLILKGLKQLIHVSFLLASGIGILFAIAAYFLTKQNIDKNLSNLSNDRSSVNKLFTPALIFGAALLSFAHGANDVSNAIGPLAAINDAILHEGANVNASVPFWIMIVGAIGIVIGLILYGPRLIKTVGSEITELDQMRAFSVAIATAITVILASQLGLPVSSTHIAIGGVFGVGFLREALDMTEKNYVQDIREKFKKHKKELEKLKADLFKLESLKDKNKSTYVKIVDLFKKIDEIEDQVKQEKKDFKEAKGAKYVKRDAVKKIIAAWVITVPASALIAAGIYYMIKGIVAV; translated from the coding sequence ATGGATATAAAAACCATAAAAACTATTGAGAGTGCCACCGAAAAATCTCTTTCAAGCTTCGCAAAATTATCTCTATCTTTGCTATTTTTATTAGCAGTATTTCTTTGGACATATTCTTCTCACGGTAAAGTACCCGATAATACTTTTTTAATAATTGGTGCTATTTTTGGAGCTTATATGGCTTTAAATATTGGTGCGAATGATGTTGCAAATAATGTTGGACCAGCAGTTGGTGCAAGAGCTTTAACTCTAACAGGAGCGATTATAATAGCAGCTATATTTGAAAGTGCTGGAGCTATTATTGCTGGTGGAGATGTTGTTAATACTATTAAAAGTGGAATTATTGATATTACACTAATTTCTGATAAAAACTCATTTATTTGGGCAATGACCGCGGGACTTCTTGCAGGTGCTGTTTGGTTAAATTTTGCTACATCTATTGGAGCACCTGTTTCAACTACTCATGCAATTGTTGGTGGAGTAATGGGAGCTGGAATTGCAAGTGCTGGTTTTTCTATTTTAAATTGGGGTAGTTTAGCTGAAATTGCTTCTTCTTGGGTTATATCACCATTACTTGGAGGATTTGTTGCTGCTAGTTTCTTATACTTTATAAAAAAACAGATTGTTTATAAAGAGAATATGCTAGAACAAGCACAAAAGTTTGTTCCTATTTTAATTGCAATAATGACTTGGGCTTTTACAACATACTTAATTTTAAAGGGTTTAAAACAATTAATTCATGTTAGTTTTTTACTTGCTTCAGGAATTGGTATTTTATTTGCTATTGCTGCATATTTTTTAACTAAACAAAATATAGATAAAAATTTATCAAACTTATCAAATGATAGATCTAGTGTAAATAAATTATTTACACCTGCACTTATTTTCGGTGCTGCGCTACTATCTTTTGCACATGGGGCAAATGATGTTTCAAATGCTATTGGACCTCTTGCTGCTATTAATGATGCCATATTACATGAAGGGGCAAATGTAAATGCATCAGTTCCATTTTGGATTATGATTGTTGGTGCTATTGGTATTGTTATTGGTCTTATTTTGTATGGTCCTAGGCTTATCAAAACAGTTGGTAGTGAAATTACAGAACTTGACCAAATGAGAGCATTTTCAGTAGCAATTGCAACTGCTATTACTGTTATTTTAGCAAGTCAATTAGGTCTTCCAGTATCTTCAACACATATTGCAATTGGTGGTGTTTTTGGAGTTGGATTTTTAAGAGAAGCTCTTGATATGACAGAAAAAAACTATGTTCAAGATATTAGAGAAAAGTTTAAAAAACATAAAAAAGAACTTGAGAAATTAAAAGCAGATTTATTTAAACTTGAATCTTTAAAAGATAAAAATAAATCAACTTATGTAAAAATTGTTGATTTATTTAAAAAGATTGATGAAATTGAAGATCAAGTAAAACAAGAGAAAAAAGATTTCAAAGAAGCAAAAGGTGCAAAATATGTAAAACGAGATGCTGTTAAAAAAATAATTGCAGCTTGGGTTATTACAGTACCTGCATCTGCTTTAATTGCAGCTGGAATTTACTATATGATAAAAGGAATTGTAGCAGTTTAA
- a CDS encoding AEC family transporter: protein MGFIAKKKLKTQIDEKSLVLISLYFLQPIMIFWGLTKEPINYEFILSPIFFIFCMASTLLLMLLYSKFIFSSKTDENIFLATALIGNTGNLGIPLGIALFGEQSVPYTSIINIANIFFMYTISIYFFAREQFNFKQSLKSIFKIPVIWFALLALAVNYYKVPIPKEFDFALEMGAYTSLTLQLIIFGTYLYSVKIKTIPWKLSLQISFVKHILLPIIGILIIISFTNLNSMVASILIMELMMPLAVNNVNFSVIYNTKPTDVAATILVSSAIFVAILHFYIEIINYFIG from the coding sequence TTGGGTTTTATTGCTAAAAAAAAGCTAAAAACTCAAATAGATGAAAAATCATTAGTTTTAATATCTCTATACTTTCTTCAACCAATTATGATTTTTTGGGGATTAACAAAAGAACCTATAAATTATGAGTTTATACTATCTCCAATATTTTTTATTTTTTGTATGGCTTCAACTCTACTTTTAATGCTTCTTTACTCAAAATTTATTTTCTCTTCAAAAACAGATGAAAATATCTTTTTAGCAACAGCTTTGATTGGAAATACTGGAAATCTAGGAATTCCCCTTGGTATTGCACTTTTTGGAGAGCAAAGTGTTCCATATACAAGTATTATAAATATAGCAAACATTTTTTTTATGTACACAATATCTATCTACTTTTTTGCAAGAGAGCAGTTTAATTTCAAACAATCTTTAAAATCTATATTTAAAATTCCAGTAATTTGGTTTGCACTTCTAGCTTTAGCTGTAAATTATTATAAAGTTCCTATTCCAAAAGAGTTTGATTTTGCTTTAGAAATGGGTGCATATACATCATTAACACTACAATTAATAATTTTTGGAACATATCTTTATAGTGTAAAGATAAAAACTATCCCTTGGAAATTATCTTTACAAATAAGTTTTGTTAAACATATTCTTTTACCTATTATTGGTATTTTAATCATTATTAGTTTTACAAATTTAAACTCTATGGTGGCTTCAATTCTTATAATGGAACTTATGATGCCACTTGCTGTAAATAATGTAAATTTTTCTGTAATATACAATACAAAACCAACAGATGTAGCTGCAACTATTTTAGTTTCTAGTGCCATTTTTGTAGCAATTCTTCACTTTTACATTGAAATCATTAATTATTTTATAGGATAA
- a CDS encoding asparagine synthetase B family protein has translation MKIYNFENLTIYFEGEIYKLEEYLVNNIGEILKDLYIKYSFDFVSKLDGIFAFCIYDKIKNLYFCSRDRFGNIPFYYYIKNENFIFSTSIKHILKELNFSPKLNKIALSKYIQHFSTFGEDTFYCDIYKLEDSSYLIFEPKKDLIKKKYYKINTYKALNDENIALNDLEELLYSGIEKRLISSPSTLLSGGVDSSLISSIYTRISGRKIDTFSIGYNEYKNYCELPYAKITSNHINSNHHEIIIDKKNYIDSFYNTLEFFDEPHGDSAAVPLNFLLKSVKDFGVNSLLSGEGADELFFGYDNYAKFLKYHNFEKSLSKEQNEFLNEIVSALQNNTKESEYLRRVVKKQNIYNSFGEIFNDIQKRKLFVKVPTFKSETPKQDFIDNMSYIDLKLWVSNPVLTKVYKVSKANSLQIHTPFLDNDILKYIFSVESSIKMGNTNKYLLKKIASKYIPEQIINRTKKGFNSPFNEWLHEEFGSSILDTILEVNRQTAFFNENYIRKIYTLASSNKFKQHLYSLFVFSLWYKKVYL, from the coding sequence ATGAAAATATATAATTTTGAAAATTTAACTATATATTTTGAGGGTGAAATATATAAATTAGAAGAGTATCTAGTTAATAATATTGGGGAAATTTTAAAAGATTTATATATAAAATATTCTTTTGATTTTGTATCAAAACTTGATGGAATTTTTGCTTTTTGTATATATGACAAAATAAAGAATCTTTACTTTTGTTCAAGAGATAGATTTGGAAATATTCCATTTTATTATTATATAAAAAATGAAAATTTTATATTTTCAACTTCTATAAAACATATTTTAAAAGAGCTTAATTTTTCACCAAAGTTAAATAAAATTGCTCTTAGTAAATATATTCAGCACTTCTCAACTTTTGGAGAAGATACATTTTATTGCGATATTTATAAACTTGAAGATAGCTCATATTTGATTTTTGAACCAAAAAAAGATTTAATCAAAAAGAAATATTATAAGATTAATACATATAAAGCCTTAAACGATGAAAATATAGCTTTAAATGACTTAGAAGAGCTTTTATACTCAGGAATTGAAAAACGGCTTATATCGTCTCCTAGTACACTTTTAAGTGGTGGAGTTGATAGTTCACTTATATCTTCAATATATACAAGAATATCTGGTAGAAAAATAGATACTTTTTCTATAGGTTATAATGAATACAAAAACTATTGTGAACTTCCATATGCCAAAATTACTTCAAATCATATAAACTCAAATCATCACGAAATAATAATTGATAAGAAAAACTATATAGATAGTTTTTATAATACTTTAGAGTTTTTTGATGAACCACATGGTGATAGTGCTGCTGTTCCACTAAATTTTTTATTAAAAAGTGTTAAAGATTTTGGCGTAAATTCACTTCTATCTGGAGAAGGTGCAGATGAACTTTTCTTTGGTTATGATAACTATGCAAAATTTTTAAAGTATCATAATTTTGAAAAATCTTTATCAAAAGAACAAAATGAGTTTTTGAATGAAATAGTATCAGCTTTGCAAAATAATACAAAAGAGAGTGAATATTTAAGAAGAGTTGTAAAAAAACAAAATATATATAACTCTTTTGGAGAGATTTTTAATGATATACAAAAAAGAAAGTTATTTGTAAAAGTTCCAACATTTAAAAGTGAAACACCAAAACAAGATTTTATTGACAATATGAGTTATATTGATTTAAAACTTTGGGTTTCAAATCCTGTTTTAACAAAAGTTTATAAAGTTTCAAAAGCAAACTCTCTGCAAATTCATACTCCATTTTTGGATAATGATATACTCAAATATATTTTTAGCGTTGAAAGTTCAATAAAAATGGGCAATACAAACAAATATCTACTTAAAAAAATTGCATCAAAATATATTCCTGAACAAATCATAAATAGAACAAAAAAAGGCTTTAACTCTCCTTTTAATGAATGGCTTCATGAAGAGTTTGGAAGCTCTATTTTAGATACTATTTTGGAAGTAAATAGACAAACAGCTTTTTTTAATGAAAACTATATAAGAAAGATTTATACACTCGCTAGTTCAAATAAATTTAAACAGCATCTGTACTCACTTTTTGTTTTCTCTTTGTGGTACAAAAAAGTATATCTTTAA
- a CDS encoding PhoH family protein: MNFEKYYLLDTNILLEDARNIFKLSDSRKNLIILSETVLDEIDSKKSGYDEINFQAREFARILENSEILSSNKYEDFKIIRLKLINQDETILDIISKDEYTINSKNISLNILNDRKILEVAKFAQIYYNKDIKFVSMDIMARTRAISLDIKSVALHGKDSDKFDFDFIKNIDINFEDLEDLENQDIIKFDKEHKVSDFSYCLKVKHSDQIILASIQNNKIKVLDEEEIRNQIITPLNKEQLFFSNAIINHFYNVLIVEAKAGSGKTLLALSGALKLVKQKHFQKIIYIRNSIESLDKGEDVGYLPGLEEKFRIYNHPLMDSLEYIIRTEHKRRRSKRDDISYTPLEDSEVSSRVEQMISNYGIETMWVGEMRGRTLSNSFIIIDEAQNMSNKTMQMVLSRVDNSCKVVILGSNKQIDNFYVNRYTNALTTLLKSTQNENNLVNIFAIKLEKILRGPITEWAENIFSK, from the coding sequence ATGAATTTTGAAAAATATTACCTATTAGATACAAATATATTACTTGAAGATGCTAGAAATATCTTTAAATTAAGCGATAGTAGAAAAAATTTAATAATCTTAAGTGAAACGGTTTTAGATGAAATAGATAGCAAAAAAAGCGGATATGACGAAATAAATTTTCAAGCTAGGGAGTTTGCAAGAATTCTAGAGAACTCTGAAATTTTAAGTTCAAATAAATATGAAGATTTTAAGATAATTAGATTAAAACTTATAAATCAAGATGAAACAATATTGGATATTATCTCTAAAGATGAGTACACTATAAATAGTAAAAACATATCTTTAAATATTTTGAATGATAGAAAAATACTTGAGGTTGCAAAGTTTGCACAAATATACTATAACAAAGATATAAAATTTGTCTCTATGGATATTATGGCAAGAACAAGAGCTATATCTCTTGATATAAAAAGTGTAGCACTTCATGGTAAAGATAGTGATAAATTTGATTTCGATTTTATCAAGAATATTGATATAAACTTCGAAGATTTAGAAGATTTAGAGAATCAAGATATAATCAAATTCGATAAAGAACATAAAGTTTCTGATTTTTCATATTGCTTAAAAGTTAAGCACTCAGATCAAATTATTTTAGCTTCAATTCAAAATAATAAGATAAAAGTCCTTGATGAAGAGGAGATAAGAAATCAAATAATTACCCCTTTAAATAAAGAGCAACTATTCTTTTCAAATGCTATAATAAATCATTTTTATAATGTTTTAATAGTTGAAGCTAAAGCTGGAAGTGGGAAAACACTGTTAGCTTTAAGTGGTGCGTTAAAACTTGTGAAGCAGAAACATTTTCAAAAAATTATATATATAAGAAACTCTATTGAATCTTTGGATAAAGGTGAAGATGTTGGATATTTACCAGGACTTGAGGAGAAGTTTAGAATATATAATCATCCACTTATGGATAGTTTAGAGTATATTATACGAACTGAGCACAAAAGAAGAAGGAGTAAAAGGGATGATATTTCATATACTCCACTTGAAGATAGTGAAGTAAGCTCAAGAGTAGAGCAGATGATTTCAAATTATGGTATTGAAACCATGTGGGTTGGGGAAATGAGAGGTAGAACACTTTCAAACTCGTTTATTATAATTGATGAAGCACAAAATATGTCTAATAAAACTATGCAAATGGTACTTTCTAGAGTTGATAACTCTTGTAAAGTTGTAATTCTTGGTTCAAATAAACAAATTGATAATTTTTATGTAAACAGATATACAAATGCTCTAACAACTCTTTTAAAATCTACTCAAAATGAGAATAATCTTGTAAATATTTTTGCAATTAAGCTTGAAAAAATTCTAAGAGGTCCTATTACAGAGTGGGCTGAAAATATTTTTAGCAAATAA
- the hemJ gene encoding protoporphyrinogen oxidase HemJ: MEYYTWILSLHIIAVLSWMAMLFYLPRLFVYHVENIDKKEFVEVVKIQEMKIYKYIGHPAMWITILSGISMLVLNPVLLSQNWMIAKLFMLSLLVAYSFSLNYYRKQLENDTCKRSGKFFRMYNEQPTLLAILIVTYVVTKDFSILFTGIIVLLFAFISYMIMKPKKVKK, translated from the coding sequence ATGGAATACTATACTTGGATTTTGAGTCTGCACATAATAGCAGTTTTATCTTGGATGGCAATGCTATTTTATCTCCCTAGGCTTTTTGTATATCACGTAGAAAATATTGATAAAAAAGAGTTTGTTGAAGTTGTAAAAATACAAGAGATGAAAATATACAAGTACATAGGTCATCCAGCTATGTGGATAACTATTTTAAGTGGAATTAGTATGTTAGTTTTAAATCCAGTGCTTCTAAGTCAAAATTGGATGATTGCAAAGCTATTTATGTTATCACTTTTGGTAGCTTACTCATTTTCTTTAAATTATTATAGAAAACAGTTAGAAAATGATACTTGCAAAAGAAGTGGAAAATTCTTTAGAATGTATAATGAACAACCAACTTTATTGGCCATTTTAATTGTTACTTATGTAGTTACAAAAGATTTTTCAATTTTATTTACAGGGATTATAGTTTTGTTATTTGCATTTATATCATATATGATTATGAAACCAAAAAAGGTGAAAAAGTAA